The proteins below are encoded in one region of Mangifera indica cultivar Alphonso chromosome 7, CATAS_Mindica_2.1, whole genome shotgun sequence:
- the LOC123220887 gene encoding importin subunit alpha-1a-like encodes MSLRPSERTEVRRNRYKVAVDADEGRRRREDNMVEIRKSKREESLLKKRREGLQNQQLPASGYASAVEKKLEYLPAMVAGVWTDDGNLQLEATTQFRKLLSIERCPPIEEVIKAGVVPRFVEFLMREDFPQLQFEAAWALTNIASGTSENTKVVIDHGAVPIFVKLLGSASDDVREQAVWALGNVAGDSPRCRDLVLGHGALQPLLAQLNENAKLSMLRNATWTLSNFCRGKPPPPFDQVKSALPALARLIHSNDEEVLTDACWALSYLSDGTNDKIQAVIEAGVCPRLVEFLMHPSPSVLMPALRTVGNIVTGDDMQTQCIINHQALPCLLNLLSNNYKKSIKKEACWTISNITAGNKEQIQAVIEANIIGPLVYLLQNAEFEIKKEAAWAISNATSGGTHEQMKYLVNQGCIKPLCDLLACPDPRIVTVCLEGLENILKVGEADKNLGNTGGINLFSQMIDDAEGLEKIENLQSHDNNEIYEKAVKILETYWLDEEDETMPPDEASQPGFQFGGGEAPTVPSGGFNFS; translated from the exons atGTCGTTGAGGCCGAGCGAGAGAACGGAGGTCCGCCGGAACCGCTACAAGGTGGCGGTAGACGCGGATGAGGGACGCCGGAGGAGAGAGGACAACATGGTGGAGATTCGCAAGAGCAAGAGAGAAGAAAGCTTGCTGAAGAAGCGACGTGAAGGCCTTCAGAACCAGCAACTTCCAGCTTCTGGTTACGCTTCTGCTGTGGAGAAAAAG TTGGAATATCTACCAGCCATGGTAGCCGGTGTTTGGACAGACGATGGCAATCTACAGCTTGAGGCAACAACTCAGTTCCGGAAATTGCTGTCAATTG AACGCTGCCCTCCTATTGAGGAGGTTATAAAAGCTGGTGTTGTTCCTCGTTTTGTTGAGTTTCTTATGAGGGAGGACTTTCCTCAACTCCAG TTTGAAGCAGCTTGGGCGCTTACAAACATTGCCTCTGGGACATCGGAAAACACAAAGGTGGTTATTGATCATGGGGCTGTGCCAATATTTGTAAAACTTCTTGGTTCTGCCAGTGATGATGTTCGTGAGCAG GCTGTGTGGGCATTGGGTAATGTTGCTGGTGACTCTCCCAGATGCCGTGATCTTGTTCTTGGACATGGAGCTTTGCAGCCTCTATTGGCACAATTGAATGAAAATGCAAAGCTTTCCATGCTCAGAAATGCTACTTGGACACTTTCAAACTTTTGTCGAGGCAAGCCTCCACCTCCTTTTGATCAG GTCAAGTCTGCACTTCCAGCTCTTGCACGTCTCATTCATTCAAATGATGAAGAAGTTTTGACTGATGCATGTTGGGCACTCTCATATCTTTCTGATGGTACTAATGATAAAATTCAAGCTGTAATTGAAGCTGGTGTGTGCCCTCGTCTAGTTGAATTTCTAAT GCATCCTTCTCCTTCAGTGCTCATGCCTGCTCTTCGAACTGTTGGTAATATAGTTACTGGGGATGATATGCAAACTCAG TGCATTATCAACCATCAAGCATTGCCTTGCCTTTTGAATCTTTTgagtaataattataaaaagagcATCAAGAAGGAAGCTTGTTGGACTATCTCAAATATCACAGCTGGCAACAAAGAGCAAATTCAG gCTGTGATTGAGGCTAACATCATCGGGCCTCTTGTTTATCTACTTCAAAATGCTGAGTTTGAAATTAAGAAAGAGGCTGCCTGGGCAATCTCAAATGCTACATCTGGTGGTACTCATGAGCAAATGAA GTATCTTGTAAATCAAGGGTGCATCAAGCCTTTGTGCGATCTCCTCGCTTGTCCTGATCCCCGAATTGTCACAGTTTGTTTAGAAGGCCTTGAAAACATTTTGAAAGTGGGAGAGGCAGATAAGAATTTGGGAAATACTGGAGGGATAAATCTGTTTTCTCAAATGATAGATGATGCTGAGGGGCTAgaaaaaattgagaatttgCAGTCACATGACAACAATGAGATTTATGAGAAGGCTGTGAAGATTCTCGAGACATATTGGTTGGATGAGGAGGATGAGACAATGCCACCTGATGAGGCTTCTCAGCCTGGTTTTCAATTTGGAGGTGGTGAGGCGCCCACTGTCCCATCTGGTGGATTCAATTTCAGCTAA